From Microbacterium sp. YJN-G, a single genomic window includes:
- a CDS encoding YggS family pyridoxal phosphate-dependent enzyme produces MTLAARLSAIDERIADAARRAGRDPDEITRIVVTKFHPAQLVRDLHALGVRDVGENRQQEMTAKRAELQQSEGSGYDDLRWHFIGQAQTNKAGAIRRASDAVHSVDRIRLADALHRAADDDRVLDVLVQVNLTQDAGRGGTTLADSEALAEHVLGLGSLRLRGVMAVAPLDEEPAAAFARLRDVSDGIRRIAPEATWISAGMTGDFVEAIDAGATHLRIGSAITGPRPDRG; encoded by the coding sequence GTGACCCTCGCTGCCCGGCTGTCGGCGATCGACGAGCGGATCGCCGACGCCGCTCGCCGGGCGGGCCGCGATCCGGATGAGATCACCCGCATCGTGGTCACGAAGTTCCACCCCGCCCAGCTCGTGCGCGACCTGCACGCGCTGGGCGTCAGGGACGTCGGCGAGAACCGCCAGCAGGAGATGACGGCCAAGCGCGCCGAGCTTCAGCAGTCGGAGGGATCCGGCTACGACGACCTGCGCTGGCACTTCATCGGACAGGCCCAGACCAACAAGGCCGGCGCCATCCGGCGGGCATCCGATGCCGTGCACTCGGTGGACCGCATCCGCCTGGCGGACGCGCTTCACCGTGCGGCGGACGACGACCGGGTGCTGGACGTCCTCGTGCAGGTGAACCTCACGCAGGATGCCGGCCGCGGCGGCACCACGCTCGCGGATTCCGAGGCACTCGCCGAGCACGTGCTGGGGCTGGGCTCGCTGCGGCTGCGCGGCGTCATGGCCGTCGCGCCGCTCGACGAGGAGCCCGCCGCCGCGTTCGCGCGGCTGCGGGACGTCTCCGACGGCATCCGCCGTATCGCCCCCGAGGCGACCTGGATCTCCGCCGGCATGACCGGCGACTTCGTCGAGGCGATCGACGCGGGGGCGACACACCTGCGCATCGGTTCGGCAATCACAGGACCGCGCCCCGACCGGGGTTAA
- a CDS encoding putative peptidoglycan glycosyltransferase FtsW produces the protein MTQTAHPPRRAEPRGLAARVSLGKLFAPPSTEYILIASTAVLLTIFGVVMVLSATSAHPTAPFDTALRQGAFAVIGIPLMFVVSRLPVGFFAKLAWPVLILAVLFQLLVFVPGLGITSYGNTNWIKVGGMQLQPSEFLKLALALWIALVLARKHARLGTWHQVFIPVVPVAILAIGTVIAGNDLGTVMVLVLVVLGCLFFSGAKLRLFILPLLGGLAAILGYALTSENRMTRILAAFDPDACDPTNECYQAVHGMWGMATGGFFGVGLGNSQEKYWLPAAANDYIFAIVGEELGLLGCLLVLVLFGCFAVGAFHIIRKTSDPFVRIAAGGIVVWILGQALFNIGVVLRIFPVMGVPLPFMSQGGTSLLSVMLACGVLLAFARTIPAAAKDRVAQGEVRSERSKSK, from the coding sequence ATGACGCAGACGGCTCACCCTCCGCGCCGCGCTGAACCGCGCGGTCTCGCGGCTCGCGTCTCGCTCGGGAAGCTGTTCGCTCCGCCCTCGACCGAGTACATCCTGATCGCGTCGACCGCGGTGCTGCTGACGATCTTCGGCGTCGTGATGGTGCTCTCGGCGACCAGCGCCCACCCCACGGCCCCCTTCGACACCGCCCTGCGTCAGGGTGCGTTCGCCGTGATCGGCATCCCGCTGATGTTCGTCGTCAGCAGGCTGCCGGTCGGCTTCTTCGCGAAGCTCGCCTGGCCCGTGCTGATCCTCGCCGTGCTGTTCCAGCTGCTCGTCTTCGTGCCGGGGCTCGGCATCACCTCGTACGGCAACACGAACTGGATCAAGGTCGGCGGCATGCAGCTGCAGCCGTCGGAGTTCCTCAAGCTCGCCCTCGCACTGTGGATCGCGCTGGTGCTGGCGCGCAAGCACGCGAGGCTGGGCACGTGGCACCAGGTGTTCATCCCGGTCGTGCCCGTCGCGATACTCGCGATCGGCACCGTGATCGCCGGAAACGACCTGGGAACCGTCATGGTGCTCGTGCTCGTCGTGCTCGGCTGCCTGTTCTTCTCCGGCGCCAAGCTGCGCCTGTTCATCCTGCCGCTGCTGGGGGGACTGGCCGCCATCCTCGGCTACGCCCTCACCAGCGAGAACCGGATGACCCGCATCCTCGCCGCCTTCGACCCCGACGCCTGCGACCCGACCAACGAGTGCTATCAGGCCGTGCACGGCATGTGGGGCATGGCCACCGGCGGCTTCTTCGGCGTCGGGCTCGGCAACTCCCAGGAGAAGTACTGGCTGCCTGCCGCGGCGAACGACTACATCTTCGCGATCGTGGGCGAGGAGCTGGGGCTGCTGGGCTGCCTGCTCGTACTCGTGCTGTTCGGCTGCTTCGCCGTCGGCGCCTTCCACATCATCCGCAAGACCTCCGATCCGTTCGTCAGGATCGCCGCAGGCGGCATCGTCGTCTGGATCCTCGGCCAGGCGCTGTTCAACATCGGCGTCGTGCTGCGCATCTTCCCCGTGATGGGCGTGCCGCTGCCGTTCATGTCGCAGGGCGGCACCTCGCTGCTCTCGGTGATGCTGGCCTGCGGCGTGCTGCTCGCCTTCGCTCGCACCATTCCCGCAGCCGCGAAGGATAGGGTCGCTCAGGGCGAAGTGCGTAGCGAGCGGAGCAAGTCGAAGTGA
- a CDS encoding UDP-N-acetylglucosamine--N-acetylmuramyl-(pentapeptide) pyrophosphoryl-undecaprenol N-acetylglucosamine transferase produces MTTYLLAGGGTAGHVNPLLAVADLLRERDGDTVLVLGTKEGLESRLVPARGYELLTVDKVPFPRRPDRAAAAFPLRFRRAVAQVRAHIRDHGVDVVVGFGGYASAPAYVAARRERVPFVVHEANARPGLANVLGARRAAAVGVAFPGTPLRGGEVVGMPLRREVVELDRAALRAEAAEEFGLDAERPVLLVFGGSLGALRLNEAFADAWRDVLAAGWQLLHVTGERSELADPGADGYTMRRYVDRMDLAFALADLTVSRAGSATVSEISALGMPAVYVPYAVGNGEQRLNAASAVSAGAAQLLDDASFDGDVVRTQIVPLLGDRARIDRMAQAAQGVGSRTGTEDLVALIDRALAEK; encoded by the coding sequence GTGACCACCTACCTTCTGGCCGGCGGAGGAACCGCCGGCCATGTCAATCCGCTGCTCGCCGTCGCCGATCTGCTGCGCGAGCGCGACGGCGACACGGTCCTCGTGCTCGGCACGAAGGAGGGGCTCGAGTCGCGTCTGGTCCCCGCCCGCGGCTACGAGCTGCTCACCGTCGACAAGGTGCCGTTCCCGCGCCGCCCCGACCGGGCTGCGGCCGCCTTCCCGCTGCGGTTCCGTCGTGCGGTCGCGCAGGTGCGTGCGCACATCCGTGACCATGGCGTGGACGTCGTGGTCGGCTTCGGGGGATACGCCTCCGCACCCGCCTACGTCGCCGCGCGCCGTGAGCGCGTGCCGTTCGTCGTCCACGAGGCCAACGCCAGGCCGGGCCTGGCCAACGTGCTCGGTGCGCGCCGCGCGGCCGCCGTCGGCGTCGCGTTCCCCGGCACCCCGCTGCGTGGCGGTGAGGTGGTCGGGATGCCGCTGCGCCGCGAGGTCGTGGAACTCGACCGCGCCGCGCTGCGCGCGGAGGCGGCGGAGGAGTTCGGCCTGGATGCCGAGCGCCCCGTGCTGCTCGTGTTCGGCGGGTCGCTGGGCGCACTGCGCCTGAACGAGGCCTTCGCCGACGCCTGGCGCGATGTGCTGGCCGCCGGCTGGCAGCTGCTGCACGTCACGGGCGAGCGCAGCGAGCTGGCGGATCCCGGAGCGGACGGATACACGATGCGGCGTTACGTGGACCGGATGGACCTGGCCTTCGCCCTCGCCGACCTCACCGTCTCGCGCGCAGGATCCGCGACAGTCAGCGAGATCAGCGCGCTCGGGATGCCTGCCGTGTACGTGCCGTACGCGGTCGGCAACGGCGAGCAGCGGCTGAACGCGGCATCCGCGGTGTCCGCCGGTGCGGCACAGCTGCTGGACGACGCGAGCTTCGACGGTGACGTCGTCCGTACGCAGATCGTGCCGCTGCTGGGTGACCGTGCCCGCATCGACCGGATGGCGCAGGCGGCGCAGGGCGTCGGCAGCCGCACCGGCACCGAGGACCTGGTGGCGCTCATCGATCGCGCCCTCGCGGAAAAGTAG
- a CDS encoding FtsQ-type POTRA domain-containing protein: MRRPAPLPASAQKPESVEPAAPRPRSIRSRFARDTDRADAADATWEAPSDAERAESAGADAHADTAVLDDAVRDIAEGAQDAGDHRDAVRTGDVWRAARARRKALRAEIRRFTQRSRRRRLVWWGSFGAVVALILGSVVAAYSPLFAIREITVAGVRSLDPAVVQTALEGQLGAPLALVDAGAVRSALSEFPMIESYALEARPPHELLVRIVERTPIGVIRSDDGFTLVDAAGVALATTPQRPDGQPELSISGGTDSAAFRSAGLVVRSLPAELRAQVTEVNASSADDVTLALQDGKTIVWGSERDSSEKALVLVALIKNAPDARNFDVSAPSVPVVR; encoded by the coding sequence ATGCGTCGTCCGGCACCGCTCCCGGCTTCCGCGCAGAAGCCCGAGAGCGTCGAGCCCGCGGCCCCGCGTCCGCGCAGCATCCGCTCGCGCTTCGCGCGCGATACGGACCGGGCGGATGCCGCGGACGCGACGTGGGAGGCGCCGTCGGATGCCGAGCGCGCGGAGAGCGCCGGCGCTGACGCGCATGCGGACACGGCCGTGCTCGACGATGCCGTCCGCGACATCGCCGAGGGTGCGCAGGATGCCGGAGACCATAGGGATGCCGTGCGCACCGGCGACGTCTGGCGCGCCGCGCGAGCCCGCCGGAAGGCGCTGCGCGCCGAGATCCGGCGGTTCACGCAGCGCTCCCGCCGGCGTCGGCTGGTGTGGTGGGGATCGTTCGGCGCCGTCGTCGCGCTGATCCTCGGCAGCGTCGTCGCCGCGTACAGCCCGCTGTTCGCGATCAGGGAGATCACCGTCGCGGGCGTGCGCAGCCTCGACCCGGCCGTCGTGCAGACGGCGCTGGAGGGGCAGCTGGGCGCACCGCTCGCGCTCGTGGACGCCGGTGCGGTCAGAAGCGCGCTGAGTGAGTTCCCGATGATCGAGTCGTACGCACTCGAGGCGCGACCGCCGCATGAACTGCTCGTGCGCATCGTGGAGCGCACCCCCATCGGTGTCATCCGCTCCGACGACGGATTCACGCTCGTGGACGCCGCCGGGGTGGCGCTGGCCACCACACCGCAGCGACCCGACGGTCAGCCGGAGCTCTCGATCTCCGGCGGCACGGACTCCGCGGCCTTCCGCAGCGCGGGGCTGGTGGTGCGCTCCCTGCCCGCCGAACTGCGTGCGCAGGTGACCGAGGTGAACGCGTCGTCGGCCGATGACGTCACCCTCGCGCTTCAGGACGGCAAGACCATCGTGTGGGGGAGTGAGCGCGACTCCTCCGAGAAGGCGCTCGTGCTCGTCGCGCTCATCAAGAACGCGCCTGACGCGCGCAACTTCGACGTCTCGGCGCCGAGCGTTCCCGTCGTGCGCTGA
- the ftsZ gene encoding cell division protein FtsZ: MSQNQNYLAVIKVVGVGGGGVNAVNRMIELGLRGVEFIAVNTDAQALLMSDADVKLDVGRELTRGLGAGADPEVGRRAAEDHAEEIEQALTGADMVFVTAGEGGGTGTGGAPVVARIAKSIGALTIGVVTKPFSFEGRRRQSQAEAGVAKLKEEVDTLIVVPNDRLLEISDRGISMIEAFATADQVLLAGVQGITDLITTPGLINLDFADVKSVMQGAGSALMGIGSARGADRAIKAAELAVESPLLEASIEGAHGVLLSIQGGSNLGIFEIHDAADLVKEAAHPEANIIFGTVIDDTLGDEVRVTVIAAGFDGGEPAPRLEPMVVERPASTPLPEVRLDEKAPEPRAEAEKPVVAAPVAPSLEPAFSDDDIDIPEFLK, encoded by the coding sequence ATGAGCCAGAACCAGAACTACCTCGCCGTGATCAAGGTCGTCGGCGTCGGCGGTGGCGGCGTCAACGCCGTGAACCGCATGATCGAACTCGGGCTCCGCGGAGTCGAGTTCATCGCCGTGAACACCGACGCTCAGGCTCTGCTCATGAGCGACGCTGATGTCAAGCTCGACGTGGGCCGCGAACTGACCCGCGGACTCGGTGCGGGAGCCGACCCCGAGGTCGGACGCCGTGCCGCGGAGGACCATGCCGAGGAGATCGAGCAGGCCCTCACCGGCGCCGACATGGTCTTCGTCACCGCCGGAGAGGGTGGCGGCACCGGCACCGGCGGCGCGCCGGTCGTCGCGCGCATCGCGAAGTCCATCGGCGCGCTGACCATCGGCGTCGTGACCAAGCCGTTCTCGTTCGAGGGTCGCCGCCGCCAGAGCCAGGCCGAAGCCGGCGTGGCGAAGCTGAAGGAAGAGGTCGACACCCTCATCGTCGTGCCGAACGACCGCCTTCTCGAGATCAGCGATCGCGGCATCTCGATGATCGAGGCCTTCGCCACCGCCGACCAGGTGCTGCTCGCCGGTGTGCAGGGCATCACCGACCTCATCACGACCCCCGGCCTGATCAACCTCGACTTCGCCGACGTGAAGTCGGTGATGCAGGGTGCCGGATCGGCGCTCATGGGCATCGGCTCCGCCCGCGGCGCCGACCGGGCCATCAAGGCCGCCGAGCTCGCCGTCGAATCTCCGCTGCTCGAGGCCTCGATCGAGGGTGCGCACGGCGTGCTGCTGTCGATCCAGGGTGGCTCGAACCTCGGCATCTTCGAGATCCACGACGCGGCAGACCTCGTCAAGGAGGCCGCGCACCCCGAGGCGAACATCATCTTCGGAACGGTCATCGACGACACTCTCGGCGACGAGGTGCGCGTGACCGTGATCGCGGCCGGCTTCGACGGCGGCGAGCCCGCTCCCCGCCTGGAGCCGATGGTCGTGGAGCGTCCCGCGAGCACGCCGCTGCCCGAGGTGCGCCTGGACGAGAAGGCCCCCGAGCCGCGCGCCGAGGCCGAGAAGCCCGTCGTCGCCGCACCCGTGGCGCCGAGCCTCGAGCCGGCTTTCTCGGACGACGACATCGACATCCCCGAGTTCCTGAAGTGA
- the murD gene encoding UDP-N-acetylmuramoyl-L-alanine--D-glutamate ligase, whose protein sequence is MTTSRLDGLTSWHADWRGLRVAVLGLSVTGFSAADTLTELGAEVLVLSEAASEEYARLVPVIGARLELGSLEQVPETLRDFAPEVIVASPGFAPAHPVIAWALQSGIPLWGDVELAWRVRDKVVRPDGTPAEWVLITGTNGKTTTTQLTATLLNAGGLRAAPCGNIGIPVLDAVRDPGGFDVLVVELSSHQLWYIGQSQPAGQLVPYAATCLNLADDHLVWHGSAEAYRDAKAVVYRHTRVACVYNKSDAATMRMVEEADVVEGARAIGFDLGTPGPSDLGVVDGILVDRAFHDDRRHSALELTTVAELRAAGLAAPHIVQNILAAAALARSLGVAPAAIHDALQGFELDAHRIQLVAEHLGIRWIDDSKATNPHAAASSLRAHPGAVWVVGGDLKGVDLSDLVATAGGTAGGAIVIGVDREPVLAAFRRHAPQVPLLEVVAGDTGEVMDRVVELATGMIDGEGTVLLAPAAASFDQFSSYADRGERFARAVRAWIERGTADDADGSPSAPR, encoded by the coding sequence ATGACCACATCACGCCTGGACGGTCTCACCAGCTGGCACGCCGACTGGCGCGGACTGCGCGTCGCCGTGCTCGGACTCTCGGTGACCGGCTTCTCCGCCGCCGACACGCTGACCGAGCTCGGCGCCGAGGTGCTGGTGCTCTCCGAGGCCGCCTCGGAGGAGTACGCGCGCCTGGTGCCCGTCATCGGCGCCCGCCTCGAACTGGGCTCGCTGGAGCAGGTGCCCGAGACGCTGCGCGACTTCGCACCCGAGGTCATCGTGGCCTCTCCCGGCTTCGCGCCCGCCCACCCCGTCATCGCGTGGGCGCTGCAGAGCGGCATCCCGCTGTGGGGAGACGTCGAGCTGGCCTGGCGCGTACGCGACAAGGTGGTGCGTCCGGACGGAACACCCGCCGAATGGGTGCTGATCACCGGCACCAACGGCAAGACCACCACGACCCAGCTCACCGCGACGCTGCTGAACGCCGGCGGCCTGCGTGCGGCGCCCTGCGGCAACATCGGCATCCCGGTGCTGGATGCCGTGCGCGACCCCGGCGGTTTCGACGTGCTCGTCGTCGAGCTCTCCAGCCACCAGCTCTGGTACATCGGCCAGTCGCAGCCCGCAGGGCAGCTCGTGCCCTACGCGGCGACCTGCCTGAACCTCGCCGACGACCACCTCGTCTGGCATGGCAGCGCCGAGGCGTACCGCGACGCGAAGGCCGTCGTCTACCGGCACACCCGCGTGGCATGCGTGTACAACAAGTCCGACGCCGCCACCATGCGGATGGTCGAGGAGGCCGACGTCGTCGAGGGAGCCCGCGCGATCGGGTTCGACCTCGGCACACCGGGGCCCAGCGATCTCGGCGTCGTGGACGGCATCCTCGTCGACCGCGCGTTCCATGACGACCGCCGGCACAGCGCCCTCGAGCTCACGACCGTCGCCGAGCTGCGCGCCGCAGGACTGGCCGCGCCCCACATCGTGCAGAACATCCTCGCCGCCGCCGCCCTCGCGCGGTCGCTGGGCGTGGCCCCCGCCGCCATCCACGACGCGCTGCAGGGCTTCGAGCTCGACGCGCACCGCATCCAGCTCGTCGCCGAGCACCTCGGCATCCGGTGGATCGACGACTCCAAGGCGACCAACCCGCACGCAGCCGCCTCGTCGCTGCGCGCCCACCCGGGCGCGGTGTGGGTCGTCGGCGGCGATCTGAAGGGCGTGGACCTCAGCGACCTGGTGGCCACGGCCGGAGGCACCGCCGGCGGCGCCATCGTGATCGGCGTCGACCGTGAGCCGGTGCTGGCCGCATTCCGGCGACACGCGCCGCAGGTGCCGCTCCTGGAGGTCGTCGCTGGCGACACTGGAGAGGTCATGGACCGCGTGGTGGAACTGGCCACCGGGATGATCGACGGCGAGGGGACGGTGCTTCTGGCTCCCGCCGCAGCATCCTTCGACCAGTTCAGCAGCTACGCGGACCGGGGAGAGCGCTTCGCCCGGGCGGTGCGCGCATGGATCGAACGGGGGACCGCCGATGACGCAGACGGCTCACCCTCCGCGCCGCGCTGA
- a CDS encoding cell division protein SepF gives MGNPLKKTMVYLGLADEEEVYQEEASQAPARAPREREREREREEQSPAPVTPLRRPTAVRQPSAGAVNEILTVHPKQYRDAQIIAENFREGVPVIINLSQMSDADARRLIDFASGLSLGLYGRIERVTSKVFLLSPENIAVSGQGGLAQAESASFDS, from the coding sequence ATGGGTAACCCGCTGAAGAAGACCATGGTGTATCTCGGCCTCGCCGACGAGGAAGAGGTCTACCAGGAGGAGGCGTCGCAGGCGCCCGCCCGCGCGCCCCGTGAGCGCGAGCGCGAACGCGAGCGCGAGGAGCAGTCGCCCGCACCGGTCACGCCGCTGCGCCGGCCCACCGCCGTGCGTCAGCCCTCCGCGGGCGCGGTCAACGAGATCCTCACCGTTCACCCCAAGCAGTACCGCGACGCGCAGATCATCGCCGAGAACTTCCGCGAGGGCGTGCCGGTGATCATCAACCTGTCGCAGATGAGCGACGCCGACGCGCGCCGCCTCATCGACTTCGCGAGCGGTCTCTCGCTGGGTCTGTACGGTCGCATCGAGCGGGTCACGAGCAAGGTCTTCCTGCTGTCGCCCGAGAACATCGCGGTCTCCGGCCAGGGCGGTCTCGCCCAGGCCGAATCCGCGTCGTTCGACTCCTGA
- a CDS encoding YggT family protein produces MGDVLGIIGGIVELVLTLYVLVLIARLVLDYIPLFNRQWRPKGAGLVLAELAYTLTDPPIRFFRRLVPPLRLGTISLDFGFALTMLVVLILMSVVRGLT; encoded by the coding sequence TTGGGGGACGTGCTCGGCATCATCGGCGGCATCGTCGAACTGGTGCTGACGCTGTACGTGCTCGTGCTCATCGCACGGCTCGTGCTGGATTACATCCCGCTGTTCAACAGGCAGTGGCGTCCCAAGGGCGCCGGGCTCGTGCTGGCCGAGCTCGCGTACACGCTGACCGACCCGCCGATCCGGTTCTTCCGGCGGCTCGTTCCGCCCCTGCGCCTGGGCACCATCTCACTGGATTTCGGGTTCGCCCTGACGATGCTGGTCGTGCTCATCCTGATGTCCGTGGTCCGCGGGCTGACCTGA
- a CDS encoding DivIVA domain-containing protein translates to MALTPDDVVHKEFQHVRFKDGFDPEEVDDYLDEIVVEWRKTIEENNELKAKLAAFESGQSAPAAAAPAPAAPAPAAPAAAADASATGTSAGIIELAQRLHDEHVAEGEAKRKELIDEAEAEVARIRTEAQAKQREESARLERERNTLEGRITELREFERDYRSKLRAMIEGQLRDLDQKSSTDSTPVSAIGL, encoded by the coding sequence ATGGCACTTACCCCGGATGACGTCGTCCACAAGGAGTTCCAGCACGTCCGATTCAAGGACGGCTTCGACCCGGAAGAGGTCGACGACTACCTCGACGAGATCGTGGTTGAGTGGCGCAAGACCATCGAGGAGAACAACGAGCTGAAGGCCAAGCTCGCCGCGTTCGAGTCGGGTCAGAGCGCCCCGGCCGCCGCGGCTCCCGCCCCGGCCGCTCCTGCGCCGGCCGCCCCGGCCGCTGCCGCCGACGCGTCTGCCACGGGCACCTCCGCGGGCATCATCGAGCTGGCGCAGCGCCTGCACGACGAGCACGTCGCCGAGGGCGAGGCCAAGCGCAAGGAGCTCATCGACGAGGCCGAGGCCGAGGTCGCCCGGATCCGCACTGAGGCTCAGGCCAAGCAGCGCGAGGAGTCCGCTCGTCTCGAGCGCGAGCGCAACACGCTCGAGGGTCGTATCACCGAGCTGCGCGAGTTCGAGCGCGACTACCGCAGCAAGCTGCGCGCCATGATCGAGGGCCAGCTGCGCGACCTCGACCAGAAGTCGTCGACGGACTCGACCCCCGTCTCCGCCATCGGCCTGTAG
- the murC gene encoding UDP-N-acetylmuramate--L-alanine ligase, with translation MIRPDLSLPIPETITCAHFIGIGGSGMSGLARMFLDAGIRVSGSDRSDSDNLRALAAAGATVHVGHDAAHLGDADTVVHTGAIWPENPEFVTAKERGLHVIHRSQALYWLIGGRRLVSVAGAHGKTTSTGMLVTALQALGADPSFVNGGVIEQLGTSSATGGGDLFVIEADESDGTFLLYDTSVALITNVDPDHLDFFGSEDAFYDAFVRFGDEAREAVVISSDDPGAQRVRAGLSHRNVITFGQAQDADLRIDEISTVGSVAATLSRGGESVRMQLAVPGAHNAVNAAGIVAVLLTLGHGLAESVRAVEGFAGTVRRLELHGEERGVHVYDDYSHHPTEVRAALEAMRGVAGGGRVIAIQQPHTYSRTQHMYREFAEVLEGLADHTVMLDVYGAREDPVPGVTGELVSGAFADPAKVHYVPDWQEAADYTASIAREGDFVVTLGCGNVYQIIPQVLDSLRRTPGA, from the coding sequence ATGATCAGACCCGACCTCAGTCTCCCGATCCCCGAGACGATCACCTGCGCGCACTTCATCGGCATCGGCGGTTCCGGCATGAGCGGACTCGCGCGGATGTTCCTGGATGCCGGCATCCGCGTCTCCGGCTCCGACCGCTCCGACAGCGACAACCTGCGCGCCCTGGCCGCCGCCGGCGCGACCGTGCACGTCGGCCATGACGCCGCCCACCTGGGCGACGCCGACACGGTGGTGCACACCGGGGCGATCTGGCCCGAGAACCCGGAGTTCGTCACGGCCAAGGAGCGCGGGCTGCATGTCATCCACCGCTCCCAGGCGCTGTACTGGCTGATCGGCGGGCGACGCCTCGTCTCGGTCGCCGGCGCGCACGGCAAGACGACCTCGACGGGCATGCTCGTCACGGCGCTGCAGGCGCTGGGCGCCGACCCGAGCTTCGTCAACGGCGGCGTGATCGAGCAGCTCGGCACCTCGAGCGCGACCGGCGGCGGCGACCTCTTCGTCATCGAGGCCGACGAGTCGGACGGCACGTTCCTGCTCTACGACACCTCGGTCGCGCTGATCACCAACGTCGACCCCGACCACCTCGACTTCTTCGGCTCGGAGGACGCCTTCTACGACGCGTTCGTCCGCTTCGGCGACGAGGCTCGTGAGGCCGTGGTCATCTCCAGCGACGATCCGGGTGCGCAGCGTGTGCGGGCCGGGCTGAGCCACCGCAACGTGATCACCTTCGGCCAGGCGCAGGACGCCGACCTGCGCATCGACGAGATCTCCACCGTGGGTTCGGTCGCGGCGACGCTCAGCCGCGGCGGCGAGTCCGTGCGCATGCAGCTCGCGGTCCCCGGCGCCCACAACGCGGTCAACGCCGCGGGCATCGTCGCCGTGCTCCTGACCCTCGGCCACGGGCTCGCCGAATCGGTGCGCGCCGTCGAGGGATTTGCGGGCACAGTCCGCCGGCTCGAGCTGCACGGCGAGGAGCGCGGCGTGCACGTCTACGACGACTACTCGCACCACCCCACCGAGGTGCGCGCCGCCCTCGAGGCGATGCGCGGCGTCGCCGGCGGGGGACGTGTCATCGCCATCCAGCAGCCGCACACCTATTCGCGCACGCAGCACATGTACCGCGAGTTCGCGGAGGTGCTCGAGGGGCTCGCCGACCACACCGTCATGCTCGACGTGTACGGCGCGCGCGAGGATCCGGTGCCCGGCGTCACCGGCGAGCTGGTCAGCGGAGCCTTCGCGGACCCCGCGAAGGTGCACTACGTGCCCGACTGGCAGGAGGCGGCGGACTACACAGCCTCGATCGCACGCGAGGGCGACTTCGTGGTGACGCTGGGCTGCGGCAACGTCTACCAGATCATCCCCCAGGTCCTCGACTCCCTGCGGCGCACCCCCGGGGCCTGA
- the lspA gene encoding signal peptidase II: MAGRRPLRRSAAGAIVAILAALVLAADQFVKYLTIEHLPYREAVPVLGEFLQLFHIRNPGAAFSIGAGMTWIFTIALAIVACVIVWKTLGVHSRLWAVILGCLLGGVLGNLTDRLFREPGFAVGEVIDMISMPWMMPAIFNVADIFIVTGMIAVALMVVLGLRLDGTRERDHVKHDEDASAADTAAAPSEA; the protein is encoded by the coding sequence TTGGCGGGACGTCGTCCACTTCGTCGGTCGGCGGCCGGTGCGATCGTCGCGATTCTCGCGGCGCTCGTACTGGCCGCCGATCAGTTTGTGAAGTACCTCACCATCGAGCACCTGCCCTACCGGGAGGCCGTCCCGGTGCTGGGGGAGTTCCTCCAGCTGTTCCACATCCGCAACCCCGGCGCCGCGTTCTCGATCGGCGCGGGCATGACGTGGATCTTCACGATCGCCCTGGCGATCGTGGCCTGCGTGATCGTCTGGAAGACGCTGGGCGTGCATTCGCGTCTCTGGGCCGTCATCCTCGGCTGCCTTCTCGGGGGAGTGCTGGGCAACCTCACCGACCGGCTGTTCCGTGAGCCCGGCTTCGCCGTCGGCGAGGTCATCGACATGATCTCGATGCCGTGGATGATGCCGGCGATCTTCAACGTGGCCGACATCTTCATCGTCACCGGCATGATCGCGGTCGCGTTGATGGTCGTGCTCGGCCTGCGCCTGGACGGCACGCGCGAGCGCGATCACGTCAAGCACGACGAGGACGCCTCTGCCGCTGACACCGCCGCCGCGCCGAGCGAGGCCTGA